The DNA region CACAGCTACTGCCCGGACAAGGCTGATCGCAACGACGCTGGTCTGTGGTGACCATCGCTCGAATGGTGACCGGGCTTGTTACGCCGGTGGTGTCCAGTGTGACTTCAGTGCCTGTCGTCGACGACAGCCTTCCGCCAGTCGTCGTCCACGTGCATGTCGATCTGCCGGCGCCCGCAATCGCGGCGCGCAATGCGACGCGATCGCCCTCGGTTACCGTCGAAGCCGATGCGATGATGCTGCACGTTACGTTTGGACAAGGCGGCTCGGTTACTTCGAATGACGTTGAGCAATTTGATTCCCCGGTGCTGACGCAACCAGACGGATGATCGATGGCTTCAGTGGTGACAGTGACGGTCGTGGTAACCGAATAGCCCCCGCAAGCAAGCTGCGCAGTCGGGACCTCAACGGTGGCCCCACTTCCGTTCAACCCCACGGAACGGCCCTGGGCATCCTTCACTTCCCAGCGGAACTTGTAGCTCACTTTCGCATCGGGATAACCCGGGGTAGTCGCCTTCGCGGTAAGCGTCAACCGATCGCCCCGCGTGATTACTGCCGGTGAGGCTTCAACCACACAGCTTGGCACAGGCGGCGGAGGGCAGCCGTTTCGAGTGCCGATCGAAAAGAACCCAACAAAGCCGTGACGCTCGCCCTCGCCAAATTCAAACTCCTTGGGCTTGCACTCTATCACCGGGGGAGGCGGGGGAGGCGGTCCGCCATATATGTGTGGGTCGGAATAAGAGTTAACTTGATGTTCTTTGACGATCTTCATGCACTCAAGCACCGACAGAGTGCGCTTGCTCGCGCTGTTTAGCGCATAGCGATAACCGCCGCCAAAGGCAATCGAGCCGCCTCTCAGATAGAAGCGCATGCCAACATTCAAGTCGACGGGGTTGATGCGCTCCAGGCTCCGCGTTCCGTCTCCAACATAGACTGTGCTTGCCACCTCGGCGAGAAACTCGATGTACTTGTTCAGCGCAAACGATGCACCTGCATTCAACAGGACCTTGTCGCGAAGATCCAGAACTTTCACGCCGCCCTTCCTGATATCACCGGTGTGGATGTATCCAACGTTTTCGTAGAATCTGAGCCGATGGCTGGAATTCTCCTGGCCGAAAATCAGAATGGGTCCGTACTCGTACTCGCCGTTAGTGCGACCTCTGGCGCGAGCGCCGTCCTCGCGCGAAATTGGAATCTTCACGTAGCCGCCCAGCGCCATGCTGAACCAATGGCGGTTCGCATCGATGAGGTTGTACTTTGACCCGACGTAAACATCTCCGGAGCCGTTCGCTGACGGGCGAGGCCCTAAGACCGGCCTGCCGAGACCATCGAAGCCGAGAAAATCAACTACGCCAAAGAATGGAAGATCGTTATAGAAGTTCGCCTGGTTGGTGACGATTGCCGGACCAAGCCCGGCAACAAGAGGGCCACCGGCGCCTCCTGGCGAAGTGGTGCTCACGCCGTTGAGGCCGGCCGGAGTGCCGAAGCGGCCAAGCGCTGGAAGTATCCCGCCGCCCTCCACTTCAGTCCCTGGAAAGAATGCCGCGTTTCCATCGCCGCCGCTCGGCGGGCCGAGTATCTGAACCGGATCGCCGAAAAGCCGAACCGCGTTGTACTGATACCCGCTCAGTAACAGCGGATTGTTTGACTTGGTCTTCTGCCAGGCCACCCAGTCAACCCACAGCTCCCACCTGTTAGTGAGTCCGACGGTGAAGTTGAATGGGGTCTGATCGATTCGCAAGCCGCCGGGGTCGCGATTGAATCTATTCCAGAAGGCCGCAAAGTTGAACTCGCCCTTGTAGAGAGTGCGGGTGGAAAACGTGTTGAACATTCCGGTGCCGCCCAGCACCGTCGATGTCCGCTGGCGCTCAGCGATGTTACCGAATTGATTCTCTTGCGCCAGTGCCACTCCGCTGATGATGAGGAGCGTGAGAACCAGCGCGTTTGTTTTCATCGTTTGCATCTTTGCCTCTCTTAGCATCCGTACGCGACTCGCGGGGGGCCCAGCGCTAATCGAGCGCAGGCACAACTCGCCTGATGGTTTTTGATCGGCCATAGCGAGCGAATCTTAGGGGGCCTTCTCCCTAGCTTTCTTTTCTTGAACGAGCGTACGGATCTTGAACCGCTTTTCTCACTTCGGCAGCCGCCGGAAATGGGCGGCTTTGCAGCCTGAGCGCGCGGCTACAGGAAGCCTTTTTCGGTGAGTTTCTAAAAGCAGAAAACGTAAGCGCCACGTGGAATAGTTCAACACCAGTGGCGCCATTCGCGACTATACACCAAAGATTTGACGCGTCAATTCCCCGCGTGGGTAAGCAGGTGGGTGGCCGGTGGCCGTTGAGGAGCGGGCGATCCCATAAACAAAGCGGGGCGATCCGAAGACCGCCCCGCTGTGGGTCCGAGAGGATTCCCGGAGTTATTGGTTCGTCGACGCGCTGAACGTTTCCGGCTGAAGGATCATTCCAACCGGCTCGCCGGGCCTCCGAGCTCGTCGTCGAGGAACGCGGCGCGCCGGCTTCTTGTCTACCGACGCCGCGGGTTCCTCAGTCGTGATGACCGAAGGTGTGGCGCCGGAAGCGCACTTCTTCATCCCGTCGATGTCAGAAGCTCTGCCGTCCGCAGGCACGATCCAGAATTCGACCCGACGGTTGAGGTTCGGATCACCGGAGTCATGCGGGCAGGTGTCGCCGAAGTTGCGCACCGTTATGCGAGCGGTGTCGACGCCCTTCTCGTTCACCAGATAGTCGCGCGCGTTGTTGGCGCGGGTGAGCGAGATGCCTACGCGCTCAGAAGAGTCACGATGGCCGTCAACCACGAGCGACGAACGCGGGTCTTGCTGCATTCTGAGTGCGATTTCATCAAGACACGCCTTGTGCTCGTTGTTGATCCTCGCCGAGTTGAACGGGAAGAAGATCGGTCCGCACGGCGAGATCGGTGGCGGTATAATTGGCTTATCGGGCGACACCACAGTGACGCTTGTCGAGCAGCTTCCACCAGGACACGGTTGGTCGCAACGCGTCCTGCTGGTGCCGACATTCACCGTTACAGTGATCGTCCCAGGCGATGCGCCTGTCGTATCGAGCTTGACTTCAGCACCGGTCGTTGACGAAAGCGTTCCGCCGGTTGTCGACCAGGTGAAGGTTGCTCCGTCAGCACCCGTCGCTGTTGCGCTGAAGGTGACGGTATTGTTAACTATCACAGACGATTCCGAAGCTCGGACCTCGCAAGTGACGGTCGGGCACGGCGGCTCGGTTACTTCAAAGCTTGCCGTGCAAGTGGTCTGACCAGTGGTTACGCAATCGCTCGGGCAATCAACCGCCGGGACCGTTGCGGTCACGGTGGTCGTCACCGAATACCTGCCGCAGGCAAGCGATCCGGTAGCTACGTCAACCGCAGCTCCAGTGCCGCTTACCGTAACCGGCCGGCCTTGCCCGTCGGTCACCTGCCAGCGGTACTCGTAAGTGACCGTGCTCGATTCGTAACCCGGAGTGGTCGGCGTCGTGGTCAGCGTCAGCCGGTCTCCTTTGTTGACCGTCGTCGCGCTGCCTGCAAGCACACAAGTCGGAGCCGGAGGCAACGGACAACGCTTTCGAGTTCCTATCGAGAAGTATGCGACGAATCCGTTTCCGCCTTCCGACTCGAACGTTTGAGGCGTGGTGCTGAAAAGCGGATTGATGATAAAGAACTGCGGGGTCACACCGCGCGATTTGATGAAGGTGGTATTCGAAACAAACACGGGCAGGGTTACGTCGTCCGCGTTGTTCAGGTTTCGCCTGTAGCCGCCGCCGAAAGAGATCGCGCCGTTCTTGAAGAAGAACCGCAGTCCGAGGTTCAAATCGGTTGGACTGATATTCTCGCCCAGGAATGGCAGGAGGTTTGGCGTGCGATGAGCGACGAACTGCGTGTGCGCCAACTCAGCAAGAAACTCGACGTGCGAGTTTAGGGCAACCGACATACCGGCGTTCATCAGAAGCTTGTCGGGCAGATCCAGGATCTTGACGTCGTTCTTGCTCGGGTCGGTGGTTCGAATGTACCCAATGTTCTCATAAAGCCTGAACCGTTTTCCGCCACTCTCCTGACCGAACATCAGGATTGGCCCAAACTCATATTCACCGCTGGTGCGTCCGCGCGCCCGCGCGCCATCGCCGCTCGAAATCGGTATTTTCAAGTAGCCGCCGAGCGCCATGCTGAACCAGTGATGGTTAGGATCGATAAGGTTGAACTTGGTGCCGATGTAGAAATCGCCAGAGCCGTTTGATGACTCGCGGAATCCAAACACCGGACGGCCCGAGCTGTCGAAGCCCTGAAAATCGAGCTCGCCGAAGAACGGCAATTCAGGATAGTAGCTCGGGAGGTTGATGGCGATCAGTGGGCCAAGGCCCCTAACCAGCTTGCCACCCGGCCCAGCGGGTGAAAAGTTGCTCGACGGGAATCCGATCGGCGTGCCGAATCGACCCAACGAAGGAAGTATTCCTCCAACGGCCGAACCGCTTCCCGGGAAGAATGCCGCCGACTTGCCCTGTCCACCAACCGGCGGACCTAACAGCACAAAAGGATCGCCAAAGAAGCGCGACGCACTCAACTGATATCCACTCAACAGTTGCGGTTGGCGCGAGGTCGTGTTGGTCCACACGTTCCAGTCGAGCCATAACTCCCACCTGTTGGTGATGCCGACGGTAAAGTTGAATGGAACTTGATTGATGCTCAGGTCACCGGGGTCGCGCGTGTAGTTGTTCCAAAACAGCGCGAAGTTGAACTCGCCCTTGCACAAAGTGCGAGTCGAAAAGGTATTGAACAATCCGGTGCCGCCGAGGACCGTTGGCGCCTTCTGCCGCTCGGCAAGGTTACCATCGTGGTGCTCCTGTGCGAGCACAGTCCCCGCGAGAACCAAAAGCACTGTTACAAGCGTGCTTATCTTTCTAGCCGCTTTCATTAGTTTGCCTCCTGACGTAGTCATCCACGGAATGTAGTTCGTTTTCAGGATCGCCTCCCAAAACTTAGTGAGGTGATTTGCCTCCCCTTAAGAACCAAGGGGGCGGGATGTAGTTCTATGTGAGCGTCCACCTGAACCGTCCTGCGAGGTTCATTATGAGTTCGATGCTTGCTAGCCGATGAAGCTGGCTCTACTACGGCCCATTACAGGTATATCTATACTCGGAATTAGCGTTGGGGTCAACATAAAAATTACTTTTTTTTCAACAACCCTCACACTTTAGAAACCGCCGCGCGGACGTGCGCCGACCGAGATTTCGGCGCTCCTTTCAAAGACTTGAGTCGGCCCACCAGGATGCCCCACCAGGATGCCCCACCAGGATGCCCCGCCAGGATGCCATGATAAACTTCGCTCAGGCGTATATGCCGCGCAGCCGCGTGTCGTAGGCCACCCGATCGATAGCAAGCATGTAGGCCGCCAGACGGGTATTGACGCGATACTTGTCCGCAAAGCCGACCACATCGTTGAAGCTGCTCACCATTATCTCGTGCAGACGCGTGTTGACGGTCTTCTCGTTCCAAAAAAAGCCCATTCGGTCCTGCACCCACTCGAAGTAGCTGACGGTGACTCCCCCGGCATTCGCCAGGATGTCCGGTATGACGAAAATACTCTTCGCGGAGACGATCTCGTCGGCATCCGCTGTCGTCGGACCGTTTGCACCCTCGGCGAGAATTCGACACTTGATGCGGTCAGCGTTGTGGGTGGTTATCTGGTTTTCGGTTGCCGCCGGCATCAGTATTTCGCACTCTACCTCGAGCAGATCGGCCGTGCTGATATGCTCGGCTTCGGCATATCCCTCGACCGTCTTGTTTTCTTTCAAGTATTGGAGCACGCCTGGAACATCAAGCCCCCGCGGGTTGTAGAGCGAACCTGTGATGTCAGCGAGACCGATGACCTTGTAACCCTCCTGATGCATCAACAGCGCAGCCGTACCGCCCACGTTGCCGGCGCCTTGAACAACGACCCTGGTGTCGTTGATTCTGAAACCGAACTTCTTGCAGGCCTCGTTGCAAACGAAAAGCAGCCCGCGCCCGGTGGCTTCCTTCCTGCCGCGCGATCCGCCGATCTCGATCGGCTTGCCGGTCACGACGGCCGTAACCGTGTGCCGAGCGTGCATCGAGTAAGTGTCCATCATCCACGCCATCGTTTGCTCATTGGTGTTCATATCGGGGGCAGGCACGTCTCGCTCGGGACCAATGAAATCAAGCAATTCGGCGGTGTAGCGCCTGGTCAACCGCTCGATCTCGATCAGACTCATCTCGCGCGGGTCGCAGATGATTCCTCCCTTTGCGCCGCCAAAAGGGATATTGACGACGGCGCACTTCCACGTCATCCACGCAGCAAGCGCCCGCACTTCATCCAGGTTGACGTCCGGGGAATACCTCACTCCGCCTTTTGCAGGGCCGCGCGCGAAGTTGTGTTGCACGCGATAGGCGGTGAACACTTGATAGTTCCCGTCATCCATCATCACCGGAATATAGATGGTGATCTCCCGGTTCGGCCATCGCAGTATCTTATAAATGTTCGGGTCCAGATTGAGCCTGGCCGCGGCTTCATCGAACCGCTGCATCATCGACTCGAATGGATTCTCTTCTTTGATCTCTTTGGCGTCGTCAACAAAGGCGCTTGGCATTGACTTCCTCCGAACACAGATGTTAAGTGCAAAGGCTACTTGGTTCGAGGCAATTTTCTTGAGCGGACTGAGATGTCCACTTGCCCGTTGAGTCGCGATTATACCCAACGTTGAAAGGCCAGGCAACGAGCGAGCGGAGTCACCTCTTGAGCCGAAGAAACATTCAAGCAGATCAAGTAATAAATCAGATCGCGGCAGACAACTCCTCGGGGGCCGCGCAGATCCTGCGCCGCGCCGGGGAGGTGTTTCCGCTGCTCACCGCCCGGCAATTCGGGCACGCTCCAACAAGCGTAGAGGAAGCGCGACAAGCTGTCATCGAGACCTGCATAGCTCTGGTTAGGGCTCAGCCTCACATGAGTCCGCTACTCCGGTTGGCAAGTTTCGTGATTTCGGTGGCGCGAACGGCGGAGGGCGCGGGGGAAGCGCTCGAGTCCGCAGAAGCCGCTTCGATGACATTCATCGAGAACTCCGAACGCGCGGCTCATGCGGCGGCAGTGCAAGCGGCGAGTTTGATTCGCAGCGACGCGACCGTGTTGACTCATTCGCGAAGCTCTACAGTGCTGGCAGCTCTCGTCGAAGCTAAGCGCGCCGGAAGAGACTTTTCGGTCATCGCGACCGAGAGCCGCCCGATGCTGGAAGGCCGCAGCTTAGCTGAGACCCTTGCCGGTCATGCCATTCGCGTTACCTTGATCGCCGACGCAGCAGCTTCGCTCGCTATGGACAAAGTCGATATTATCCTCGTTGGAGCCGATACGATCACGCCACAGAATCTGGTGAATAAGATTGGCACCCGGATGATTGCGCTTGCGGCGCGCGCGGGTGGTCTGCCCGTCTACTCGGTTTGCGACACATCGAAGCTCATACCTGCGGACTATCGTAGCGCCTCCGTTTTCGACGAAGGAAGCGCCAGTGAATTGTGGCCGGACGCACCTAAGGGAGTGAGGTTGGTAAATTGCTATTTCGAACCGACACCGCTTACTTACTTCACCGGGATCATCACTGAAGACGGCGCGCTATCGAGCCAAGAGGCTGCGAGCCGGGCCGCAGGTGCTTCGATAGATGACGTGCTGGTGAATGCTCTGGATAGGTTGCCGGGACCGATCAGATGACCGCCAGTATCATAAGCTGGTTAGAGAACTGATGGCCGTTGGCGGTGTTGCTGTAGAACAGCAGCCCTTCATCCCGGCCGACTATTGAAGCGTCGATCCAGACGATATGAAGCACGCCCCGGCTGTCGACAGTCATCGCCGGACTATGCGCACGACCAATGCTATTGTTGGCGTTGGAAACCCGCGCTACCTCTCCGAAACTCGCTCCGGCGTTGTCAGACTTCGCGAGGAATACCTGCCGGTTCTTGATCGACTCTTCCCCGAACAGGTCTCCGTTTTGAAACGCGACGTAAACCGCATTCTGGAAAGCGATCACCGACGGCTTGTGAATATCGCCAGTAGGAAATCTGCTGACGTTGATCGGCTCAGCGAAGGTCCCGCCACTATCGGTCGAGCGCGAGTAATAAGCCTCAGCGTTGCCGGCGCTCTCGTCCACCCAAACAACGCTCAACCGGCCCTCGCCGTCGGCCGCAATTGCCGCCTCGGTAGCTGCACCGGTCCCGGTTGAAACTTGCAAAGGCTCGGAAAAGGTCTGCCCCCCATCAATCGAACGCGCGAACATCACGACGCTAGTGCCCGGAGCCGTGTCTTGCCACACTACGTTTATCGCGCCGCCTGGATCGACGGCTATCTCCGGATCGAATGCAACACCCGATGACCTTGAAACATCAAGAGGCCCCGAAAACGTTGCGCCTAGATCGGTAGATCGTACGAAGATAACCCTACCGCCGTTGTCCCTGGTGTCGCCCCAAACAATGTTGACTGCCTCGTTGGAGTCGAGCGCTACACGCGGCGCGAAGGCGCCGCCGCTGTGCGGCGTGATGTTTGCCGGTTTTCTAAACTTCGTTTTCTTTTTCGTGCGAATCAGATAAGCCTGGGTGGTCCCCGTCGAGTTATCGTGATAGGCGACGTAGATTTTCACCTTGCCGGTCTTATTTATCGCCAATGAAGGGCCGAACGCTTCGCCGGGCGAGTTCGAAAGATTGCGCGTCGCCGGGAGATTGTCCCACGCGGCGCCGTAGTCACGCGACATCGTAAAGAAGATCTGGCTATGCGGCCTGTGTTCACTGGCGGGAGCAGTTGCGACCGACATCATCAAGTAAAGATTGTCACCGCTGTCGACGTCGATTGCGGGAAAGCGCTGCGCTCCGAAAAATGTCTGAGCCCGAGCCCTCCTGGACATTGGAGAAGAACCGGCGATGACGAGCATCACCGCCGCAGCCAACAGAATCACTGAAACACTTTTTCTATTCATGTGACGAGCGTTGAAGAGTGAAGTCTAACTGAAACCCGCAAGCGACGGATTAGATGTTACCCGAGTTTCAACTCGTATTTCAACTGTAGCTTCCAAGCCGAAGCTTCAAACGATAGCACA from Acidobacteriota bacterium includes:
- a CDS encoding AMIN domain-containing protein, whose product is MQTMKTNALVLTLLIISGVALAQENQFGNIAERQRTSTVLGGTGMFNTFSTRTLYKGEFNFAAFWNRFNRDPGGLRIDQTPFNFTVGLTNRWELWVDWVAWQKTKSNNPLLLSGYQYNAVRLFGDPVQILGPPSGGDGNAAFFPGTEVEGGGILPALGRFGTPAGLNGVSTTSPGGAGGPLVAGLGPAIVTNQANFYNDLPFFGVVDFLGFDGLGRPVLGPRPSANGSGDVYVGSKYNLIDANRHWFSMALGGYVKIPISREDGARARGRTNGEYEYGPILIFGQENSSHRLRFYENVGYIHTGDIRKGGVKVLDLRDKVLLNAGASFALNKYIEFLAEVASTVYVGDGTRSLERINPVDLNVGMRFYLRGGSIAFGGGYRYALNSASKRTLSVLECMKIVKEHQVNSYSDPHIYGGPPPPPPPVIECKPKEFEFGEGERHGFVGFFSIGTRNGCPPPPVPSCVVEASPAVITRGDRLTLTAKATTPGYPDAKVSYKFRWEVKDAQGRSVGLNGSGATVEVPTAQLACGGYSVTTTVTVTTEAIDHPSGCVSTGESNCSTSFEVTEPPCPNVTCSIIASASTVTEGDRVALRAAIAGAGRSTCTWTTTGGRLSSTTGTEVTLDTTGVTSPVTIRAMVTTDQRRCDQPCPGSSCVARITVQPIPPPPRRPEVIKPCGPISFQFNSARINNEHKACLDQIQLALQQDPRAALVIDGHRDSSERPGISLTRANNVRDYLVSEKGVDPARITVRNFGDTCPQERSDAQVNRRVEMWILPEGSTLSDIDAVKRCREGSTPREITDEQPALGDPVRPSRTRRPEPIGALAEPESRLSPNITATTSTRSERQLAPASVVRSVGVKMVEGALRVTVATDRAVQFKDFTLTGPSRIVIDLTGVRSELGSKTIPVTGSLVDRVRVGEPGPGAVRIVIDLRTNLRYQVMRDGSSLVVIVGEEGAAAASGGSR
- a CDS encoding OmpA family protein translates to MKAARKISTLVTVLLVLAGTVLAQEHHDGNLAERQKAPTVLGGTGLFNTFSTRTLCKGEFNFALFWNNYTRDPGDLSINQVPFNFTVGITNRWELWLDWNVWTNTTSRQPQLLSGYQLSASRFFGDPFVLLGPPVGGQGKSAAFFPGSGSAVGGILPSLGRFGTPIGFPSSNFSPAGPGGKLVRGLGPLIAINLPSYYPELPFFGELDFQGFDSSGRPVFGFRESSNGSGDFYIGTKFNLIDPNHHWFSMALGGYLKIPISSGDGARARGRTSGEYEFGPILMFGQESGGKRFRLYENIGYIRTTDPSKNDVKILDLPDKLLMNAGMSVALNSHVEFLAELAHTQFVAHRTPNLLPFLGENISPTDLNLGLRFFFKNGAISFGGGYRRNLNNADDVTLPVFVSNTTFIKSRGVTPQFFIINPLFSTTPQTFESEGGNGFVAYFSIGTRKRCPLPPAPTCVLAGSATTVNKGDRLTLTTTPTTPGYESSTVTYEYRWQVTDGQGRPVTVSGTGAAVDVATGSLACGRYSVTTTVTATVPAVDCPSDCVTTGQTTCTASFEVTEPPCPTVTCEVRASESSVIVNNTVTFSATATGADGATFTWSTTGGTLSSTTGAEVKLDTTGASPGTITVTVNVGTSRTRCDQPCPGGSCSTSVTVVSPDKPIIPPPISPCGPIFFPFNSARINNEHKACLDEIALRMQQDPRSSLVVDGHRDSSERVGISLTRANNARDYLVNEKGVDTARITVRNFGDTCPHDSGDPNLNRRVEFWIVPADGRASDIDGMKKCASGATPSVITTEEPAASVDKKPARRVPRRRARRPGEPVGMILQPETFSASTNQ
- a CDS encoding Glu/Leu/Phe/Val dehydrogenase; translation: MPSAFVDDAKEIKEENPFESMMQRFDEAAARLNLDPNIYKILRWPNREITIYIPVMMDDGNYQVFTAYRVQHNFARGPAKGGVRYSPDVNLDEVRALAAWMTWKCAVVNIPFGGAKGGIICDPREMSLIEIERLTRRYTAELLDFIGPERDVPAPDMNTNEQTMAWMMDTYSMHARHTVTAVVTGKPIEIGGSRGRKEATGRGLLFVCNEACKKFGFRINDTRVVVQGAGNVGGTAALLMHQEGYKVIGLADITGSLYNPRGLDVPGVLQYLKENKTVEGYAEAEHISTADLLEVECEILMPAATENQITTHNADRIKCRILAEGANGPTTADADEIVSAKSIFVIPDILANAGGVTVSYFEWVQDRMGFFWNEKTVNTRLHEIMVSSFNDVVGFADKYRVNTRLAAYMLAIDRVAYDTRLRGIYA
- a CDS encoding sialidase family protein, which gives rise to MNRKSVSVILLAAAVMLVIAGSSPMSRRARAQTFFGAQRFPAIDVDSGDNLYLMMSVATAPASEHRPHSQIFFTMSRDYGAAWDNLPATRNLSNSPGEAFGPSLAINKTGKVKIYVAYHDNSTGTTQAYLIRTKKKTKFRKPANITPHSGGAFAPRVALDSNEAVNIVWGDTRDNGGRVIFVRSTDLGATFSGPLDVSRSSGVAFDPEIAVDPGGAINVVWQDTAPGTSVVMFARSIDGGQTFSEPLQVSTGTGAATEAAIAADGEGRLSVVWVDESAGNAEAYYSRSTDSGGTFAEPINVSRFPTGDIHKPSVIAFQNAVYVAFQNGDLFGEESIKNRQVFLAKSDNAGASFGEVARVSNANNSIGRAHSPAMTVDSRGVLHIVWIDASIVGRDEGLLFYSNTANGHQFSNQLMILAVI